Proteins encoded by one window of Phenylobacterium soli:
- a CDS encoding exopolysaccharide biosynthesis protein codes for MSEVLREVADEERVSVGELIDRFGGRALGALLLIFGLACTLPLPPGGTTVFGLPLVLLGPQLLFGARAPWIPQGLRGRDVPTADLKKGLPRVLPWLERAEAVSKPRLHFLFGSWGQRLIGLICSVLAIVLILPIPLGNLLPGAAVSVLALALVQRDGALALVGYALTAASAGVLVLAAGLIARGLGQVLGAITAA; via the coding sequence TTGTCCGAGGTCCTCCGCGAGGTGGCCGACGAAGAGCGCGTCTCCGTCGGCGAGCTGATCGACCGGTTCGGCGGCCGCGCCCTGGGCGCCCTTCTGCTGATCTTCGGCCTGGCCTGCACCCTGCCCCTGCCGCCCGGCGGCACCACCGTGTTCGGCCTGCCGCTGGTGCTGCTGGGGCCGCAACTGCTGTTCGGCGCGCGCGCGCCGTGGATCCCGCAGGGCCTGCGCGGCCGCGACGTGCCCACCGCCGACCTGAAGAAGGGCCTGCCGCGGGTGCTGCCCTGGTTGGAACGGGCCGAGGCAGTGTCGAAGCCGCGGCTGCACTTCCTGTTCGGGTCCTGGGGCCAGCGGCTGATCGGCCTCATCTGTTCGGTGCTGGCGATCGTGCTGATCCTGCCGATCCCGCTCGGCAACCTGCTGCCCGGGGCGGCGGTCAGCGTCCTCGCCCTGGCGCTCGTCCAGCGCGACGGCGCCCTGGCCCTGGTGGGCTACGCCCTGACGGCGGCCAGCGCCGGCGTCCTGGTGCTGGCGGCGGGCCTGATCGCCCGCGGGCTGGGCCAGGTTCTCGGAGCCATCACCGCCGCCTGA
- the hpf gene encoding ribosome hibernation-promoting factor, HPF/YfiA family — protein sequence MQVQVTGKHVDVGEALRARVSDELANRIEKYFDRGGGADVVVTREGAAFKVDCAVTLASGAQMTTHGVGGDAHMAFDAALEKMEKRVRRYSRRLKDHHLQAQAKQAETAAYFVLQPTEEEDEAFEEEAELSFPEPVVIAETERPVRTMTVAMAVMELDLTESQTIVFRNAAHGGLSVVYRRADGNIGWIDPDRSPGANDSANGGGQRGVKGDGADGTPSAH from the coding sequence ATGCAAGTCCAAGTCACCGGCAAGCACGTCGACGTCGGCGAGGCCCTGCGTGCGCGGGTCTCCGACGAACTCGCCAATCGCATCGAGAAGTACTTCGACCGCGGAGGCGGCGCGGACGTCGTGGTCACCCGAGAAGGCGCCGCCTTCAAGGTGGACTGCGCCGTCACCCTGGCCTCGGGCGCCCAGATGACCACTCACGGCGTCGGCGGCGACGCCCACATGGCCTTCGACGCCGCCCTGGAGAAGATGGAGAAGCGGGTCCGCCGCTACAGCCGGCGCCTCAAGGATCATCACCTCCAGGCCCAGGCCAAACAGGCCGAGACCGCCGCCTATTTCGTGCTCCAGCCCACCGAGGAGGAGGACGAGGCCTTCGAGGAGGAGGCGGAGCTGAGCTTCCCCGAGCCGGTGGTCATCGCCGAGACGGAGCGCCCGGTCCGCACCATGACCGTGGCCATGGCGGTGATGGAACTGGACCTGACCGAATCTCAAACAATCGTGTTCAGGAACGCCGCTCACGGCGGATTGTCCGTGGTATATCGCCGCGCGGACGGGAATATCGGCTGGATAGACCCCGATCGCAGCCCAGGCGCCAACGACAGCGCGAACGGCGGCGGCCAACGGGGAGTCAAAGGGGATGGGGCGGACGGAACTCCTTCGGCGCACTAG
- the ptsN gene encoding PTS IIA-like nitrogen regulatory protein PtsN codes for MNIGDLLDRSAIALRVSAANKRQALAVISEIAARSFGLDGGEVLDALAERETAGSTGVGHGVAVPHARLEGLERMRGVFVRLEQPVTFDAVDDQPVDLLFALFAPKDAGAEHLRALARVSRLLRQGEVRERLRQARGADAIHAILVQDGDTVRTSAA; via the coding sequence ATGAACATCGGCGACCTCCTCGATCGCAGCGCGATCGCCTTGCGCGTGAGCGCCGCCAACAAGCGCCAAGCCCTAGCCGTCATCTCGGAAATCGCCGCCCGCAGCTTCGGGCTGGACGGCGGCGAGGTGCTGGACGCCCTGGCCGAGCGCGAGACCGCCGGCTCCACCGGCGTCGGCCACGGCGTCGCCGTGCCGCACGCCCGGCTGGAAGGCCTGGAGCGGATGCGCGGCGTCTTCGTGCGCCTGGAGCAGCCGGTGACGTTCGACGCGGTGGACGACCAGCCGGTCGACCTGCTGTTCGCCCTCTTCGCCCCGAAGGACGCCGGGGCCGAGCACCTGCGGGCGCTGGCCCGGGTGTCGCGCCTGCTGCGTCAGGGCGAGGTGCGCGAGCGCCTGCGACAAGCCCGCGGCGCCGACGCCATCCACGCCATCCTGGTGCAGGACGGCGACACGGTCCGCACCAGCGCGGCCTGA
- a CDS encoding DUF1150 family protein, with the protein MTPVLSTEAFAALGAPQLVYVRPVKAAEIIASVPSAQIQGIELDPDQTLYAVHRADGERLAVLTDRDSAVAAALAHELAPVSVH; encoded by the coding sequence ATGACACCTGTACTGTCGACTGAAGCCTTTGCCGCGCTGGGCGCGCCGCAGCTGGTCTATGTGAGGCCCGTGAAAGCCGCGGAAATCATCGCCAGCGTGCCATCGGCCCAGATCCAGGGGATCGAGCTAGATCCCGACCAGACCCTTTACGCGGTGCACCGCGCCGACGGCGAGCGCCTCGCCGTCCTCACCGACCGCGACTCCGCGGTCGCGGCCGCCCTCGCCCACGAGCTGGCCCCGGTCTCGGTGCACTGA
- a CDS encoding Hsp20 family protein codes for MNRSILFDSPFLLGFEHTRALAERAAKAAAESYPPYNVEDRGDDGIRITLAVAGFSPDQLEVTVEDRQLVVAGRREAGAKPEEAYLHRGIASRGFLRTFVLADGMVVEGATLEHGLLHIDLARPEPEKRIVKVPIRSAG; via the coding sequence ATGAATCGCTCGATCCTCTTCGACAGCCCATTTCTGCTGGGCTTCGAACACACCCGCGCCCTGGCCGAACGCGCCGCCAAGGCCGCCGCCGAAAGCTATCCGCCCTACAATGTGGAAGACCGCGGCGACGACGGGATCCGCATCACCCTGGCCGTGGCGGGCTTCTCGCCCGACCAGCTCGAGGTGACCGTCGAGGACCGCCAGCTGGTGGTCGCCGGCCGGCGGGAGGCGGGCGCCAAACCGGAAGAGGCCTACCTGCATCGTGGTATCGCCTCGCGGGGGTTCCTTCGGACCTTCGTCCTGGCCGACGGCATGGTGGTGGAAGGCGCGACCCTGGAGCACGGCCTACTCCACATCGACCTCGCCCGGCCGGAGCCGGAAAAGCGGATCGTCAAGGTTCCGATCCGCAGCGCCGGTTGA
- a CDS encoding phytanoyl-CoA dioxygenase family protein, with the protein MRSLLRLFDRPRPARSAQEPAVGLTAGSSAESQPTSGLLTVELAAKAAAPTTATLRVFVGAAATPAFEKPLSFGPQELRTWVAIHGHLVANGPLAVRLELADAAGAVLAQTRLTLKVRNEGELAEITRRSLTSRGVALVVDELDARLYDYADDSLAAWYDRSPEAIEAHLKMLGDTGQASPEEVEALRQFTRDGFMVVPGVVDEDLLSRLNAALDDAVAKKVEGYEWGVSQRLHNLHLQYPAIRELWLHAKVIRMLRLIFGAAGRPCQSLTYVFGSQQEHHQDTIHLTSFPAGRMCGVWTALEDVQPDSGELVVFPGSHRLPRVYMKDAGIPKVGEDWSQFGETVTPLWTRLLDNKFRREVYRPKAGTVLIWHENLMHAGSMRLDMSKSRRSIVGHYFAEGAVVYYDSSGMPGVLYEGELPA; encoded by the coding sequence GTGCGCTCCCTGCTTCGCCTGTTCGACAGGCCCCGCCCCGCCCGATCCGCGCAGGAGCCGGCCGTCGGCCTGACCGCCGGGTCCTCGGCCGAAAGCCAGCCGACTTCGGGCCTGCTGACGGTGGAGCTGGCCGCCAAGGCGGCCGCGCCGACCACGGCGACGCTGCGGGTCTTCGTGGGCGCGGCGGCGACGCCCGCCTTCGAGAAGCCGCTGAGCTTCGGGCCGCAGGAGCTGCGCACCTGGGTGGCGATCCACGGCCACCTGGTCGCCAACGGACCGCTGGCGGTGCGGCTGGAGCTGGCCGACGCCGCCGGCGCGGTGCTGGCCCAGACCCGGCTGACCCTGAAGGTGCGCAACGAGGGCGAGCTCGCCGAGATCACCCGCCGGAGCCTGACGTCGCGCGGCGTCGCCCTGGTGGTGGATGAGCTGGACGCGCGGCTCTACGACTACGCCGACGACAGCCTCGCCGCCTGGTACGACCGCTCGCCCGAGGCGATCGAGGCGCACCTGAAGATGCTCGGCGACACGGGCCAGGCGAGCCCCGAGGAGGTCGAGGCCCTGCGCCAGTTCACGCGCGACGGCTTCATGGTCGTCCCCGGCGTCGTGGACGAGGACCTGCTGAGCCGGCTCAACGCGGCGCTCGACGACGCGGTGGCCAAGAAGGTCGAGGGCTACGAGTGGGGGGTCAGCCAGCGGCTGCACAACCTGCACCTCCAGTACCCGGCGATCCGCGAGCTCTGGCTGCACGCCAAGGTCATCAGGATGCTGCGCCTGATCTTCGGCGCGGCGGGCCGGCCCTGCCAGTCGCTCACCTATGTGTTCGGCTCCCAGCAGGAGCACCATCAGGACACCATCCACCTGACCTCGTTCCCGGCCGGCCGGATGTGCGGGGTATGGACGGCGCTGGAAGACGTGCAGCCGGACTCCGGCGAGCTGGTGGTCTTCCCCGGCAGCCATCGCCTGCCGCGCGTCTATATGAAGGACGCCGGCATCCCCAAGGTCGGCGAGGACTGGAGCCAGTTCGGCGAGACCGTGACGCCGCTCTGGACTCGCCTGCTCGACAACAAGTTCCGCCGCGAGGTCTACCGGCCCAAGGCCGGCACGGTGCTGATCTGGCACGAGAACCTGATGCACGCCGGCTCGATGCGGCTCGACATGTCGAAGTCGCGGCGCTCGATCGTCGGCCACTATTTCGCGGAAGGCGCGGTGGTCTACTACGACTCGAGCGGCATGCCGGGCGTGCTGTACGAGGGCGAGCTGCCGGCCTGA
- a CDS encoding GtrA family protein encodes MSLRADAATVRQGGTFLVVGLAATAVHAAASLAARELGHLAPTAATTVGYLCSVGISYLGNARFTFGRPALDGAQFVRFLVVSLIGFAANLGVTHLFAEVLKWPFVAALGVVVVVIPALSFTASKLWAFAERRA; translated from the coding sequence ATGAGCCTGCGGGCCGACGCCGCCACCGTCCGCCAGGGCGGGACCTTCCTCGTGGTCGGCCTCGCCGCCACGGCGGTCCACGCCGCCGCCTCCCTGGCCGCTCGCGAGCTCGGGCACCTGGCGCCCACCGCCGCAACCACCGTCGGCTACCTGTGCTCGGTGGGGATCTCCTACCTCGGCAACGCGCGCTTCACCTTCGGACGGCCGGCGCTCGACGGGGCCCAGTTCGTCCGCTTCCTCGTGGTGTCGCTGATCGGTTTCGCCGCCAACCTCGGCGTCACCCACCTCTTCGCCGAGGTGCTGAAGTGGCCCTTCGTCGCCGCCCTTGGGGTCGTCGTGGTGGTGATCCCGGCGCTGTCGTTCACGGCCTCCAAACTCTGGGCCTTCGCCGAGCGGCGCGCTTAG
- a CDS encoding class I SAM-dependent methyltransferase, with protein MERAVYDQMRVLQRDHWWFAARREILAGQIGRLPLPRPAQILEAGCGPGGNLEMLKRFGEVVAIEPDDESRAYAAETFGVDVRGGFLPQSAPDFGKAFDLVACFDVIEHVPDDAGAVARLGEYLKPGGYMVTTVPACPWMWSDHDAAHHHQRRYKLPAYRRLFEQAGLKVLRASHFNTLLFPPIAAVRLAKNAMGRTGGDEGMPGAPVNALLKTVFGAERGLLAAADLPFGVSILLIAQRPLQRPAE; from the coding sequence ATGGAACGCGCCGTCTACGATCAGATGCGGGTCCTGCAGCGGGACCACTGGTGGTTCGCCGCCCGCCGCGAGATCCTCGCCGGCCAGATCGGCCGCCTGCCGCTGCCCCGTCCGGCGCAGATCCTCGAGGCCGGCTGCGGCCCGGGCGGCAACCTCGAGATGCTCAAGCGGTTCGGCGAGGTGGTGGCCATCGAGCCGGACGACGAGAGCCGCGCCTATGCCGCCGAGACCTTCGGGGTCGACGTCCGCGGCGGCTTCCTGCCCCAGTCGGCGCCTGATTTCGGCAAGGCCTTCGACCTCGTCGCCTGCTTCGACGTCATCGAGCACGTGCCCGACGACGCCGGCGCGGTCGCCCGGCTCGGCGAATACCTCAAGCCGGGCGGCTACATGGTCACCACCGTCCCGGCCTGCCCCTGGATGTGGAGCGACCACGACGCCGCCCACCACCACCAGCGCCGCTACAAGCTGCCCGCCTACCGCCGCCTGTTCGAGCAGGCGGGGCTGAAAGTGCTGCGCGCCAGCCACTTCAACACCCTGCTGTTCCCGCCGATCGCCGCGGTGCGGCTGGCCAAGAACGCCATGGGCCGCACCGGCGGCGACGAGGGCATGCCGGGCGCGCCGGTGAACGCCCTCCTGAAGACCGTGTTCGGCGCCGAGCGCGGCCTGCTGGCCGCCGCCGACCTGCCGTTCGGCGTCTCCATCCTGCTGATCGCCCAGCGCCCGCTGCAGCGTCCCGCCGAATGA
- a CDS encoding glycosyltransferase family 2 protein, with translation MTATTTKAAAQAAPAAAPVAVRSSRGKRLSLVVPMHNEAPVFDALFERLEATVGKLRIDLEIVCVDDGSRDNTLDLLRAKAKADKRIRAVALSRNFGKEAALTAGLEAATGDMVVPLDADLQDPPELIAEFVALWEQGYDVVYGVRSDRTSDTVLKRTTANLFYRVFNMLSDYPIPASTGDFRLMDRRVVEALMRLPERNRFMKGLFAWVGFRQVGVPYVRPARMAGETAWGYRKLMRFAVDGLTAFTTLPLRIWTLVGIGSAVLAVITGLGLIVRVLVVGRDVPGYASLMVVLLFGFALQMIALGVMGEYLGRMYQEVKGRPTYLVKDRIGFDS, from the coding sequence ATGACCGCCACCACCACCAAGGCCGCCGCCCAAGCCGCACCCGCCGCGGCGCCGGTCGCCGTGCGCTCCAGCCGTGGCAAGCGGCTGTCGCTGGTGGTGCCGATGCACAACGAGGCGCCGGTGTTCGACGCTCTGTTCGAGCGGCTCGAGGCCACCGTGGGCAAGCTCAGGATCGATCTCGAGATCGTCTGCGTCGACGACGGCAGCCGCGACAACACGCTCGACCTCCTCCGCGCCAAGGCCAAGGCCGACAAGCGCATCCGCGCCGTCGCCCTCAGCCGCAACTTCGGCAAGGAGGCGGCCCTCACGGCGGGCCTCGAGGCCGCGACCGGCGACATGGTCGTGCCGCTCGACGCCGACCTGCAGGACCCGCCGGAGCTGATCGCCGAGTTCGTGGCGCTGTGGGAGCAGGGCTACGACGTGGTCTATGGCGTGCGCAGCGACCGGACCAGCGACACAGTGCTGAAGCGGACCACCGCCAACCTGTTCTACCGTGTGTTCAACATGCTCTCGGACTATCCGATCCCGGCCTCCACCGGCGACTTCCGGCTGATGGACCGACGGGTGGTCGAGGCGCTGATGCGCCTGCCCGAGCGCAATCGCTTCATGAAGGGCCTGTTCGCCTGGGTCGGCTTCCGCCAGGTCGGCGTGCCCTACGTGCGCCCGGCGCGCATGGCCGGCGAGACGGCCTGGGGCTATCGCAAGCTGATGCGTTTCGCCGTCGACGGCCTGACCGCCTTCACCACCCTGCCGCTGCGCATCTGGACCCTGGTCGGCATCGGTTCGGCCGTGCTGGCGGTGATCACCGGCCTCGGCCTCATCGTCCGCGTGCTGGTGGTCGGGCGCGACGTGCCCGGCTACGCCTCGCTGATGGTCGTCCTGTTGTTCGGCTTCGCCCTGCAGATGATCGCGCTCGGCGTCATGGGCGAGTACCTCGGCCGCATGTACCAGGAGGTGAAGGGCCGCCCCACCTACCTGGTCAAGGACCGCATCGGCTTCGACTCCTGA
- a CDS encoding TIGR02300 family protein, protein MATPELGAKQICPNCQAKFYDLNKRPAHCPKCGNEFDPDEAIRNRRVRARVATPEPEPDEDRDDQVKGGAESDEDEEEDVGAPELDEVVDEPPLGGDDDEDDAEPAPAVSEDLGEFADDEDVEDADDVPFLEEDDDDFDDSEIEGLPDGDEE, encoded by the coding sequence TTGGCCACTCCCGAGCTGGGCGCCAAACAGATCTGCCCCAACTGCCAAGCTAAGTTCTACGACCTCAACAAGCGGCCGGCCCATTGCCCCAAGTGCGGCAACGAGTTCGACCCTGACGAGGCGATCCGCAATCGGCGGGTCCGCGCCCGCGTGGCGACGCCCGAGCCCGAGCCCGACGAGGATCGTGACGATCAGGTCAAGGGCGGCGCCGAAAGCGACGAGGACGAAGAAGAGGACGTCGGCGCGCCCGAGCTCGACGAAGTCGTCGACGAGCCGCCGCTGGGCGGCGACGACGACGAGGACGACGCCGAGCCTGCGCCGGCGGTCTCCGAGGACCTCGGCGAATTCGCTGACGACGAGGACGTGGAAGACGCCGACGACGTGCCGTTCCTCGAGGAAGACGACGACGATTTCGACGATTCCGAGATCGAGGGCCTGCCCGACGGCGACGAGGAATAG
- the aroA gene encoding 3-phosphoshikimate 1-carboxyvinyltransferase, translating into MTAAQLTARRGGPLKGRVRAPGDKSISHRALILGALATGETKIEGLLEGEDVKRTAAAMAAFGAEVERLGEGAWRVRGHGGLAEPKDVVDCGNSGTGVRLIMGAAAGYDLAATFTGDESLRGRPMRRVLKPLGEMGASWTARSNERLPLTLKGGGLKRIAYRLPEPSAQVKSAVLLAGLNAAGGAEVIEPEATRDHTERMLRAFGVNVEVKDADDERRIVVPGGQALTGTFVRVPGDPSSAAFPLVAALITPGSEVTVEGVLLNPLRTGLFETLREMGADLTYSNVREESGEQVGDITARHSALTGVVVPPGRAPSMIDEYPILGVAAAFAEGPTVMRGLAELRVKESDRIALMARGLEACGVAVEEEPEGLTVVGAVRANHGVAGGAAVTTHGDHRIAMSHLVLGLASGEAVSVDQPGMIATSFPGFVELMRSLGGEIAAV; encoded by the coding sequence ATGACGGCGGCGCAATTGACCGCCAGGCGCGGCGGACCGCTCAAGGGGCGCGTCCGGGCTCCGGGGGACAAGTCCATCTCCCATCGCGCCCTGATCCTGGGTGCGCTGGCCACTGGCGAGACCAAGATCGAAGGCCTTCTGGAAGGCGAGGACGTGAAGCGCACGGCCGCGGCCATGGCCGCCTTCGGCGCCGAGGTCGAGCGCCTGGGCGAAGGCGCCTGGCGCGTGCGAGGCCACGGCGGCCTGGCCGAGCCGAAGGACGTGGTCGACTGCGGCAACTCGGGCACCGGGGTGCGCCTGATCATGGGCGCGGCGGCGGGCTACGACCTGGCGGCCACCTTCACGGGCGACGAGTCGCTGCGCGGCCGGCCCATGCGCCGGGTGCTCAAGCCGCTCGGCGAGATGGGCGCGAGCTGGACGGCCCGCTCCAACGAACGCCTGCCCCTGACGCTGAAGGGCGGCGGGCTGAAGCGCATCGCCTACCGCCTGCCCGAACCGTCCGCGCAGGTGAAGTCGGCGGTGCTGCTGGCCGGATTGAACGCCGCCGGCGGAGCCGAGGTGATCGAACCCGAGGCCACGCGCGACCACACCGAGCGCATGCTCCGGGCCTTCGGCGTGAACGTCGAGGTGAAGGACGCCGACGACGAGCGCCGCATCGTCGTGCCGGGCGGCCAGGCCCTGACCGGGACATTCGTGCGCGTGCCGGGAGATCCCTCCTCGGCCGCCTTCCCGCTGGTGGCGGCCCTGATCACCCCGGGCTCGGAGGTGACGGTGGAAGGCGTCCTGCTCAATCCGCTGCGCACCGGCCTCTTCGAGACCCTGCGCGAGATGGGCGCCGACCTGACTTATTCAAACGTGCGCGAGGAGAGCGGCGAGCAGGTGGGCGACATCACCGCCCGCCACTCGGCCCTGACCGGCGTCGTGGTGCCGCCCGGGCGGGCGCCCTCGATGATCGACGAATATCCGATCCTCGGCGTCGCGGCGGCCTTCGCCGAGGGGCCGACGGTGATGCGGGGCCTCGCCGAGCTGCGCGTCAAGGAGAGCGACCGCATCGCCCTGATGGCCCGCGGCCTGGAAGCCTGCGGCGTCGCCGTCGAGGAGGAGCCGGAGGGGCTGACGGTGGTCGGGGCGGTGCGCGCCAACCATGGCGTCGCCGGCGGGGCGGCGGTGACCACCCACGGCGATCACCGGATCGCCATGAGCCACCTGGTGCTGGGCCTCGCCAGCGGGGAGGCCGTCAGCGTCGACCAGCCGGGCATGATCGCCACCAGCTTCCCGGGGTTCGTCGAGCTGATGCGCAGCCTGGGCGGCGAGATCGCCGCGGTATGA
- the cmk gene encoding (d)CMP kinase → MTGAFVIAVDGPAASGKGTIATRLGEAYGLPVLDTGLLYRAVGVLAKRAGEDLDDETACAAAAVTLTADQLGDPALRTREAGELASRVAVHPRVRDALLDFQRTFAGQEAGAILDGRDIGTVIWPQAPAKLYVTATPEVRAERRWKQLQGQGEAVTYEDILADIRRRDARDGGRGAAPMRPAEDAVLLDTSEMTIEQAADAARRIVEAARARWDAS, encoded by the coding sequence ATGACCGGCGCCTTCGTCATCGCGGTGGACGGGCCGGCGGCGTCGGGCAAGGGGACGATCGCGACGCGGCTGGGCGAGGCCTACGGCCTGCCGGTGCTGGACACCGGCCTGCTCTATCGGGCGGTCGGGGTGCTGGCGAAGCGGGCGGGCGAGGACCTCGACGACGAGACGGCCTGCGCGGCCGCGGCGGTGACGCTGACGGCCGATCAGCTCGGCGACCCGGCGCTGCGGACCCGCGAGGCCGGCGAGCTGGCCAGCCGCGTGGCGGTGCATCCGCGGGTGCGCGACGCCCTGCTGGACTTCCAGCGGACCTTCGCAGGCCAGGAGGCCGGCGCGATCCTGGACGGACGCGACATCGGCACGGTGATCTGGCCGCAGGCGCCGGCCAAGCTCTATGTCACCGCGACGCCGGAGGTGCGCGCCGAGCGCCGCTGGAAGCAGCTCCAGGGCCAGGGCGAGGCCGTGACCTACGAGGACATCCTGGCCGACATCCGCCGGCGCGACGCCCGCGACGGCGGCCGCGGCGCCGCCCCGATGCGCCCGGCCGAGGACGCGGTGTTGCTCGACACCTCCGAAATGACTATAGAGCAGGCCGCCGATGCGGCCCGCCGCATCGTCGAGGCGGCGCGCGCCCGTTGGGACGCTTCCTGA
- the rpsA gene encoding 30S ribosomal protein S1 has product MADDLSLNPTRDDFSALLDESLGGRDLMEGQVVHGKVVAIEKDFAIVDVGLKTEGRVPLKEFGPGEDGKAPLKPGDTVEVFLERVENAMGEAVISREKARREEAWTRLEAVYEQNQPVNGVIVGRVKGGFTVDLGGASAFLPGSQVDIRPVRDVGPLMGREQPFAILKMDRPRGNIVVSRRAILEEARAEQRTELVSQLQEGEVREGVVKNITDYGAFVDLGGIDGLLHVTDMSWKRVSHPSQVLAVGDTVKVQIVKINPETQRISLGMKQLQSDPWDGVEAKYPVGAKFKGRITNITDYGAFVELEAGVEGLVHVSEMSWTKKNVHPGKIVSTSQEVEVVVLDVDASKRRISLGLKQAMANPWEAFLEAHPIGSTVEGEVKNATEFGLFIGLDSDIDGMVHLSDLDWTVSGEEAIARYNKGDMVKARVLDVDVEKERISLGIKQLAGDPMQGDSYRKGQTVTCTVTEITSGGIEVKFGEDDAPMTAFIRKSDLSRDRADQRPERFAVGDRVDAQITNVDKAARRVSLSIKSLEMAEEKEAIEQFGSSDSGASLGDILGAALREKAQKE; this is encoded by the coding sequence ATGGCTGACGATCTAAGCCTCAACCCCACGCGCGACGACTTCTCCGCGCTGCTCGACGAGTCCCTCGGCGGGCGTGATCTGATGGAAGGCCAAGTGGTCCACGGCAAGGTCGTGGCCATCGAGAAGGACTTCGCCATCGTCGACGTCGGTCTGAAGACCGAAGGCCGCGTGCCGCTGAAGGAATTCGGCCCGGGCGAGGACGGCAAGGCCCCGCTGAAGCCCGGCGACACCGTCGAGGTGTTCCTGGAGCGCGTCGAGAACGCCATGGGCGAAGCGGTGATCAGCCGCGAAAAGGCGCGCCGCGAGGAAGCCTGGACGCGTCTGGAGGCCGTCTACGAGCAGAACCAACCGGTGAACGGCGTGATCGTCGGCCGCGTGAAGGGCGGCTTCACCGTCGACCTGGGCGGCGCCTCGGCGTTCCTGCCCGGCTCGCAGGTGGACATCCGTCCGGTGCGCGACGTCGGCCCGCTGATGGGCCGCGAGCAGCCGTTCGCGATCCTGAAGATGGACCGCCCGCGCGGCAACATCGTGGTCTCGCGCCGCGCCATCCTCGAGGAAGCCCGCGCCGAGCAGCGCACCGAGCTGGTCAGCCAGCTGCAGGAAGGCGAAGTCCGCGAAGGCGTGGTCAAGAACATCACCGACTACGGTGCGTTCGTTGACCTGGGCGGCATCGACGGCCTGCTGCACGTCACCGACATGAGCTGGAAGCGCGTCTCGCACCCGAGCCAGGTCCTGGCGGTGGGCGACACGGTCAAGGTGCAGATCGTCAAGATCAACCCCGAGACCCAGCGCATCTCGCTCGGCATGAAGCAGCTGCAGTCGGACCCGTGGGACGGCGTCGAGGCCAAGTACCCGGTGGGCGCCAAGTTCAAGGGCCGCATCACCAACATCACCGACTACGGCGCCTTCGTGGAGCTGGAAGCCGGCGTGGAGGGCCTGGTGCACGTCTCGGAAATGTCCTGGACGAAGAAGAACGTGCACCCTGGCAAGATCGTCTCCACCTCGCAGGAAGTGGAAGTCGTCGTGCTGGACGTGGACGCCTCCAAGCGCCGCATCTCGCTGGGCCTGAAGCAGGCCATGGCCAACCCGTGGGAGGCCTTCCTGGAGGCTCACCCGATCGGTTCGACCGTGGAAGGCGAGGTCAAGAACGCCACCGAGTTCGGCCTGTTCATCGGCCTCGACAGCGACATCGACGGCATGGTGCACCTGTCGGACCTCGACTGGACCGTGTCCGGCGAGGAAGCCATCGCCCGCTACAACAAGGGTGACATGGTGAAGGCCCGCGTTCTCGACGTCGACGTCGAGAAGGAGCGGATCTCGCTCGGCATCAAGCAACTGGCCGGCGACCCGATGCAGGGCGACAGCTACCGCAAGGGCCAGACCGTCACCTGCACCGTCACCGAGATCACCTCGGGCGGCATCGAGGTGAAGTTCGGCGAGGACGACGCGCCGATGACGGCCTTCATCCGCAAGTCGGACCTGTCGCGCGACCGCGCCGACCAGCGCCCCGAGCGCTTCGCCGTGGGCGACCGCGTCGACGCTCAGATCACCAACGTGGACAAGGCCGCGCGCCGCGTCTCGCTGTCGATCAAGTCGCTGGAAATGGCCGAGGAGAAGGAAGCCATCGAGCAGTTCGGCTCGTCGGACTCCGGCGCCTCGCTGGGCGACATCCTGGGCGCGGCTCTCCGCGAGAAGGCCCAGAAGGAATAG
- a CDS encoding integration host factor subunit beta, with the protein MIKSELIAKLAEENPHLTQRDIERVVGVVLERMIQALEQGGRVELRGFGALSVRSRDARAGRNPRTGEPVSVRAKHVPFFKSGKELRERLNATDE; encoded by the coding sequence ATGATCAAGTCCGAGCTGATCGCCAAGCTTGCCGAGGAAAACCCGCACCTGACCCAGCGCGACATCGAGCGCGTGGTTGGCGTGGTGCTGGAGCGCATGATCCAGGCCCTCGAGCAGGGCGGCCGGGTCGAGCTGCGCGGCTTCGGCGCGCTGTCGGTGCGCTCGCGCGACGCCCGGGCCGGGCGCAACCCCCGCACCGGCGAGCCGGTGTCGGTCCGCGCCAAGCACGTCCCCTTCTTCAAGAGCGGCAAGGAGCTGCGTGAGCGGCTCAACGCAACGGACGAGTAA